A region from the Sandaracinus amylolyticus genome encodes:
- a CDS encoding acyl carrier protein: MNRSELIKTFQRMASEIAEKDFSHVTEDAKIAALGIDSLGMLELVGQMERELGVQIPDEQLVGIQTVRQLLDLVEKRAVAAR; encoded by the coding sequence ATGAACCGTTCCGAGCTGATCAAGACGTTCCAGCGGATGGCGAGCGAGATCGCCGAGAAGGACTTCAGCCACGTCACCGAGGACGCGAAGATCGCGGCGCTCGGCATCGACTCGCTCGGCATGCTCGAGCTCGTCGGTCAGATGGAGCGCGAGCTCGGCGTGCAGATCCCGGACGAGCAGCTCGTCGGCATCCAGACCGTCCGTCAGCTCCTCGATCTCGTCGAGAAGCGCGCGGTCGCGGCGCGTTGA
- a CDS encoding acyl carrier protein: MSDSDLREKLREIIAEVSEVDEIPDETPFKELGIDSMMAIEIVAEVERTFKLSIPEDELKKMTHFTAVYDLVKSKLAAAA; this comes from the coding sequence ATGTCGGACAGCGACCTGAGGGAGAAGCTCCGCGAGATCATCGCCGAGGTGAGCGAGGTCGACGAGATCCCGGACGAGACTCCCTTCAAGGAGCTCGGGATCGACTCGATGATGGCGATCGAGATCGTCGCGGAGGTGGAGCGCACCTTCAAGCTCTCGATCCCCGAGGACGAGCTCAAGAAGATGACGCACTTCACGGCGGTATACGACCTCGTGAAGAGCAAGCTCGCCGCCGCGGCTTGA